One window from the genome of Echinicola vietnamensis DSM 17526 encodes:
- the recO gene encoding DNA repair protein RecO, with protein sequence MLKKTQGIVIHYIKYRESSIIVKIFTRDLGLKSYIVNGVRSAKSKSKMALYQPLSLLDLVVYDKENASLNRISEVKLNYPFQRIPFDFHRSGVAMFVGEVLSKAIYENYQNEYLFDFIYQSVTFLDSETVGLSTYPLSFLLETSRFLGFAPDTAGEFFEQIHPDINSPAFAQEEKKYFAELLKSPFDPGIKVPAAIRKRLLDELLTFYKLHLDTFFEVRSLEVLRNLR encoded by the coding sequence ATGCTGAAGAAGACCCAGGGCATCGTCATCCATTACATCAAATACCGCGAATCTTCTATTATCGTGAAGATCTTTACGCGGGACCTAGGGCTAAAAAGCTATATTGTCAACGGGGTCAGAAGTGCCAAATCCAAATCGAAAATGGCCCTTTATCAACCCCTAAGCTTACTTGACTTGGTCGTATATGATAAAGAAAACGCCTCCCTAAACCGCATCTCTGAAGTAAAGCTGAACTATCCCTTCCAGCGAATACCGTTCGATTTTCACCGTTCGGGAGTAGCCATGTTTGTGGGAGAAGTGTTAAGCAAGGCCATATACGAAAACTATCAAAACGAATATTTATTTGACTTCATCTATCAATCGGTCACCTTTTTGGACAGTGAGACAGTTGGCCTGAGTACTTATCCCTTATCATTTTTGCTAGAAACCTCTCGCTTTCTGGGCTTTGCACCGGATACTGCCGGGGAATTTTTTGAACAAATACACCCGGATATAAACAGCCCGGCTTTTGCCCAGGAAGAAAAAAAATACTTCGCTGAACTTTTAAAAAGCCCATTCGATCCCGGCATCAAGGTTCCCGCAGCCATCCGAAAGCGTTTACTGGATGAACTGTTGACGTTTTACAAACTCCATTTGGACACCTTTTTCGAAGTGCGGTCATTAGAAGTGCTCAGAAACTTGAGGTAG
- the chrA gene encoding chromate efflux transporter, translating into MTIRKVKYYLYLKDVITLSVTAFGGPQAFLAMVLDIMVKKRRYITEEELWELHALCQVLPGPTSTQTISAIGYRVGGPNLAYLSLLVWILPATIIMTAAAILVDFLQTQTKGSLNFAKFIQPMAIGFIIYAAQKTIGKMVKTTEAMVLMLLSAFVAFFYNSPYIFPFMLVAGGITTSLKFNKQPKIEEKSGIKIQWANFLLWGGVLIMAATLGHFTKILPIRLFENFYRNGSLIFGGGQVLVPYLYTEFVEFKAYLTSEEFLTGYAISQGVPGPTFSISSYIGALSMRSAGLGTGGAIIGGLVSAAGIFLPGTFLIFFVIRFWDELKKYRPVRAALEGINAVSCGMLIAAAYLLFEPMPANFFNIAAIAFTYFLLQFTKIPSPLIIIGGIVVGLGYQLVIHNFLG; encoded by the coding sequence GTGACCATCCGCAAAGTAAAATACTACCTTTACCTGAAGGATGTCATCACCCTTTCAGTCACGGCCTTCGGTGGTCCACAGGCCTTCTTGGCCATGGTCCTGGACATCATGGTCAAGAAACGGCGCTATATCACTGAAGAAGAGCTGTGGGAACTCCATGCCCTTTGTCAGGTGCTGCCTGGCCCCACCTCTACGCAGACCATTTCAGCCATAGGCTATCGCGTAGGCGGCCCTAACCTCGCCTACTTATCGCTTTTGGTTTGGATACTGCCTGCGACCATCATCATGACAGCAGCGGCCATTTTGGTGGATTTTCTGCAGACCCAAACCAAGGGCTCCCTGAATTTCGCCAAATTTATCCAGCCTATGGCGATTGGATTCATCATTTACGCCGCCCAAAAAACCATTGGCAAGATGGTAAAAACCACCGAGGCCATGGTCCTGATGCTGCTATCCGCTTTTGTCGCTTTCTTCTATAACTCGCCTTACATCTTTCCCTTTATGTTGGTGGCAGGCGGCATCACCACTTCCTTGAAATTTAACAAGCAACCTAAGATTGAGGAAAAAAGCGGCATTAAAATCCAATGGGCCAATTTCTTGCTTTGGGGAGGCGTCCTAATCATGGCGGCCACCTTGGGACATTTTACCAAAATTCTTCCCATCAGGTTATTTGAGAATTTTTACCGTAACGGCAGTTTGATCTTTGGCGGCGGCCAAGTACTCGTACCGTACCTGTACACAGAGTTTGTGGAATTTAAAGCTTACCTTACCTCGGAGGAGTTCCTAACAGGATATGCCATTTCACAGGGTGTTCCCGGCCCCACCTTTAGCATCAGTTCTTATATTGGTGCCTTGTCCATGCGCAGTGCCGGTTTGGGAACCGGAGGAGCCATTATCGGAGGCCTCGTCTCTGCAGCGGGGATTTTTCTGCCCGGCACCTTTTTGATATTTTTTGTCATTCGGTTCTGGGACGAACTGAAAAAGTACCGCCCTGTACGTGCCGCACTGGAGGGCATCAATGCCGTTAGCTGTGGCATGCTGATCGCCGCGGCCTATTTGCTGTTCGAACCCATGCCTGCAAACTTTTTCAATATCGCTGCCATTGCCTTCACTTATTTCTTGCTCCAATTTACCAAAATCCCTTCACCCCTTATCATCATTGGCGGGATAGTGGTCGGACTTGGCTACCAGCTCGTGATTCATAACTTTTTAGGTTAA
- a CDS encoding DUF4382 domain-containing protein produces MRNFHIKTCLLGLAGLAVMASCNSDDEESMEGAATVNVSLVDAPADYDEVWIEVLGVELLPGDEPEEGDGWVYIPYDEEDAHINLLSLVNGNEAFIGSEEISAGSISKLRLILGEDNFLVMDGEEIPLTTPSAQQSGLKLQLDQELMAGIQYDLVIDFDAAKSIVQAGNSGQYILKPVLRVIAEESASIEGQVLPIEAHPVVYGVINEDTVSTFADETGSFALRGLVEGNYTVIFDPSEEYEADTLLNVPAVDGEITVLDPVELEMAADLEVDIEAGN; encoded by the coding sequence ATGCGAAATTTTCACATTAAAACCTGTCTTCTGGGGCTCGCAGGCTTGGCCGTAATGGCATCCTGTAATTCGGATGACGAAGAGTCCATGGAAGGAGCAGCTACAGTAAACGTATCGCTCGTAGATGCGCCAGCAGATTACGACGAAGTATGGATTGAGGTATTGGGAGTAGAACTTCTTCCTGGTGATGAACCGGAAGAGGGTGACGGTTGGGTTTATATTCCATATGATGAGGAAGACGCCCACATCAACTTGCTATCTTTGGTCAATGGAAACGAAGCCTTCATCGGATCAGAAGAAATTTCTGCAGGCTCTATTTCTAAACTGAGACTGATTTTGGGTGAGGACAATTTCTTGGTAATGGATGGAGAAGAAATTCCATTAACCACTCCCAGCGCCCAGCAAAGTGGCTTAAAATTACAGCTTGATCAAGAATTAATGGCGGGCATCCAATACGACTTGGTCATTGATTTTGATGCTGCGAAATCCATTGTTCAAGCTGGCAATTCCGGTCAATATATCTTGAAACCAGTGCTTAGGGTTATTGCGGAGGAGTCAGCCTCCATTGAAGGTCAAGTATTGCCAATTGAAGCCCACCCGGTAGTTTATGGTGTCATTAATGAAGATACCGTAAGTACTTTTGCAGACGAAACAGGATCCTTCGCGTTAAGAGGACTTGTGGAAGGTAATTATACGGTGATTTTTGACCCCTCTGAGGAATATGAAGCGGATACGCTTTTAAATGTTCCTGCTGTGGATGGTGAAATTACAGTATTGGACCCTGTGGAGCTTGAAATGGCCGCTGATCTAGAAGTAGATATCGAAGCAGGAAATTAA
- a CDS encoding sulfatase-like hydrolase/transferase, with protein sequence MYKIGCFLFLQSLLIFSLSAQIISTPSTSGRNSHPNFVLIVADDLGYGDLSFTGSTQVKTPHIDELAASGVFFPEGYVSSAVCSPSRAGLLTGRNQVSFGYDNNLANSQPGFDPAFLGLPVNVKTVGDHLKKLGYVTGLVGKWHLGYEDQFSPLNRGFDEFWGYLGGGHDYFEASEAKRGYKAKIKCNYKTPQEITYITDDKGDECINFIQRHKDEPFFLYASFNAPHTPMQATAEDLAIYQHIEDRKRRTYAAMVHRLDINVGRIVEAVEEADLLENTIFVFISDNGGPVMTNGSINAPYNGKKGTLLEGGIRVPFFISWPGHLEPGKVFEHPVSSLDLTPTFVALAGGESKEEDQFDGLNLMPYLQGEKEGAPHDEMKWKFTVSAAIREGKWKLVRLPDRLPMLFNLQTDFSEQYDVALENLAITKNLLKKLGDWDVRLPHPLFLEGAEWRKVQVGQYDKKYPIVQPR encoded by the coding sequence ATGTATAAAATCGGTTGTTTCCTATTTCTCCAAAGCCTATTGATATTCTCCTTGTCGGCTCAAATAATTTCCACTCCTTCCACTTCAGGAAGAAATTCCCATCCCAACTTCGTGCTTATTGTAGCTGATGACCTAGGGTATGGCGATTTAAGTTTTACTGGCAGCACCCAAGTCAAAACCCCTCATATTGACGAGCTTGCAGCATCTGGTGTTTTTTTTCCAGAGGGCTATGTTTCCTCTGCAGTGTGTAGTCCATCTCGAGCGGGCCTACTTACCGGTCGTAATCAAGTGAGTTTTGGCTATGACAATAATCTGGCAAATAGTCAACCTGGATTTGATCCTGCTTTTTTGGGATTGCCGGTAAATGTTAAGACGGTGGGTGACCACCTAAAGAAACTGGGATATGTTACCGGCTTGGTAGGAAAATGGCATTTAGGATATGAAGATCAATTTTCTCCTTTAAATCGTGGTTTTGATGAATTTTGGGGATACCTGGGAGGAGGCCATGATTATTTTGAAGCATCGGAAGCTAAGCGTGGGTATAAGGCCAAGATTAAATGCAATTATAAAACTCCTCAGGAAATCACTTATATTACAGATGACAAAGGAGACGAATGTATCAACTTTATTCAGCGTCATAAGGATGAGCCATTTTTCCTATATGCTTCATTCAATGCACCGCATACGCCCATGCAAGCTACGGCTGAAGATTTGGCCATCTATCAACATATCGAGGATAGAAAAAGGAGGACCTATGCCGCCATGGTGCATCGATTGGATATAAATGTGGGGAGGATTGTCGAAGCTGTGGAGGAGGCTGACTTACTTGAAAATACTATTTTCGTTTTTATCAGTGATAATGGTGGGCCTGTGATGACCAATGGTTCCATCAATGCACCATATAATGGTAAGAAAGGCACGCTGCTGGAAGGAGGCATCAGAGTACCCTTTTTCATAAGTTGGCCTGGGCATCTTGAACCTGGAAAAGTCTTTGAGCATCCGGTAAGTTCATTGGATCTCACGCCTACCTTTGTTGCACTTGCGGGTGGGGAGTCCAAAGAGGAAGATCAATTCGATGGTCTCAACTTAATGCCTTACCTGCAAGGGGAGAAGGAAGGTGCGCCACATGATGAGATGAAGTGGAAATTTACCGTTAGTGCAGCGATCCGAGAAGGAAAATGGAAATTGGTAAGGCTCCCAGACAGGTTGCCGATGTTATTTAACCTCCAAACGGATTTTTCAGAGCAATATGATGTAGCCTTGGAAAATTTAGCAATTACCAAAAACCTTCTCAAGAAACTTGGGGATTGGGATGTTAGGTTACCACACCCGTTGTTCTTGGAGGGTGCTGAATGGCGTAAAGTACAAGTAGGCCAATACGACAAAAAATATCCCATTGTCCAACCTCGCTAA
- a CDS encoding thymidine kinase, translated as MFIEPVIGNNTLKDKKGHIEVICGSMFSGKTEELIRRLNRALIAKQKVEIFKPSLDTRYHDRDVVSHNETVIRSTPVQFADDIMLLAGDCDVVGIDEVQFFDKQIVHVANKLAIAGKRVIMAGLDMDFEGKPFDPMPQLLASAEYVTKVHAICMKCGDLASYSYRLTPAKEKVVLGEKDNYEARCRTCFYETKS; from the coding sequence ATGTTCATAGAACCCGTCATAGGAAATAATACCCTTAAAGATAAAAAGGGGCACATAGAAGTAATCTGCGGATCGATGTTTTCTGGTAAAACAGAAGAACTCATCCGGCGCCTGAACAGGGCCCTCATTGCCAAGCAAAAGGTGGAAATCTTCAAACCTTCCCTTGATACGCGCTACCATGATCGTGACGTCGTTTCTCATAATGAAACGGTGATCAGGTCCACGCCCGTCCAGTTTGCCGATGACATCATGCTTTTGGCCGGTGACTGCGATGTCGTGGGCATCGATGAAGTCCAATTCTTCGATAAACAAATCGTCCATGTCGCCAATAAACTGGCCATCGCCGGTAAACGCGTGATCATGGCTGGTTTGGATATGGACTTTGAGGGAAAACCCTTTGATCCTATGCCTCAGCTGTTGGCCAGTGCTGAATACGTCACCAAGGTACATGCGATCTGCATGAAATGTGGCGACCTCGCCTCCTACAGCTACCGGCTCACTCCTGCAAAGGAAAAGGTCGTGCTGGGAGAAAAAGACAACTATGAGGCTCGGTGCAGAACGTGTTTTTACGAAACCAAGTCCTAG
- a CDS encoding 2Fe-2S iron-sulfur cluster-binding protein, with product MPKIIIENLYHKEISSKGTDRKVIEIIHDNNVDWMHACGKKGRCTTCMMIVTAGMENLSEPTDRELYFRNLGKLKPHQRLTCQTQLKEGEIHIRVNDAYKLPHMDYGE from the coding sequence ATGCCTAAAATAATAATTGAAAACCTATACCACAAGGAGATTTCTTCAAAAGGAACCGATCGTAAAGTTATCGAAATTATCCATGATAATAATGTAGATTGGATGCATGCTTGTGGAAAAAAAGGACGGTGTACCACCTGCATGATGATCGTGACAGCGGGAATGGAAAACCTCTCCGAACCGACCGATCGGGAATTGTATTTTCGAAACCTGGGAAAGCTCAAGCCCCATCAACGGCTGACCTGTCAAACCCAGTTAAAAGAAGGGGAAATCCATATTCGGGTTAACGACGCGTATAAGCTACCTCATATGGATTATGGCGAATGA
- a CDS encoding isopenicillin N synthase family dioxygenase yields the protein MSEILYNEIPSLDLSDFTSGDASQKAAFVHKLGDAYENIGFVAIKNHGLTQALQDQLYTAIKTFFALDDETKSKYERPEIGYQRGYTGKGKEHAKGRNTGDLKEFYHVGQELSKIPDTDPLKKDYPPNVWPEEVSDFQETALEVFQTIEAAGKAMLQAIALHLGLDEQYFEDKVLHGNSILRPIHYFPIEDPASVPSDAVRAAEHGDINLITLLMGASADGLQVLRKDGQWIPITALPDQLVVNVGDMLERLTNKKLKSTIHRVVNPPREKMNSSRYSIPFFMHPRSEMDLTCLDSCVDEDNPKEFADATAGEFLEERLRELGLRK from the coding sequence ATGAGCGAAATCCTTTATAACGAAATACCCTCTTTAGACCTATCCGACTTTACTTCGGGCGATGCCTCACAGAAAGCCGCATTTGTGCATAAGCTTGGCGATGCCTATGAAAATATTGGGTTTGTGGCCATCAAAAACCATGGCCTGACCCAGGCACTACAAGACCAACTGTATACCGCCATCAAAACATTTTTTGCCTTGGATGATGAGACCAAGTCCAAGTATGAGCGCCCAGAGATCGGCTATCAGCGAGGCTATACCGGTAAAGGAAAGGAGCATGCCAAAGGCAGGAATACCGGAGACTTAAAGGAGTTTTACCATGTAGGCCAAGAATTATCCAAAATTCCGGATACGGATCCCCTCAAAAAGGACTATCCGCCAAATGTCTGGCCAGAAGAAGTTTCGGACTTTCAGGAAACAGCATTGGAGGTTTTTCAGACCATCGAAGCCGCTGGAAAAGCCATGCTGCAGGCGATTGCCTTACACTTGGGACTAGATGAGCAGTACTTTGAAGACAAAGTGCTCCATGGCAATTCCATTTTACGTCCCATTCATTATTTTCCCATCGAAGATCCTGCTTCGGTACCTTCAGACGCTGTTCGGGCAGCGGAGCATGGAGACATCAACCTGATCACCCTGCTGATGGGCGCCAGTGCAGACGGACTGCAAGTACTACGAAAAGACGGCCAGTGGATTCCCATTACAGCCCTCCCAGACCAGCTCGTCGTCAATGTGGGAGACATGCTGGAACGGCTCACCAATAAGAAGCTAAAATCCACCATCCACCGTGTGGTCAACCCTCCACGCGAAAAGATGAACAGCAGCCGCTATTCCATTCCGTTCTTTATGCACCCTAGATCCGAAATGGACCTTACTTGTCTGGACAGCTGTGTAGACGAAGATAATCCAAAGGAATTTGCAGACGCTACAGCAGGTGAGTTTTTGGAGGAAAGACTTCGCGAATTAGGACTTCGCAAATAG